One Campylobacter concisus DNA window includes the following coding sequences:
- the hemL gene encoding glutamate-1-semialdehyde 2,1-aminomutase gives MTNKEAFSEAKKYIPGGVNSPVRAFGSVGGEPVMIDHAKGAYLYDVEGKKYLDFIQSWGPLIFGHCDKDIEEAIISAVKQGVSYGAPSPKETALAKLICDEFKQIDKIRFVSSGTEATMSAIRVARGYAKKDGLIKFEGCYHGHSDALLIKAGSGATTYGNASSSGVPQDVVKNTYLAVYNDIESVKAIFENNKDKIGVVIIEPIAGNMGLVPADKKFLRELRELCDKFGAVLILDEVMSGFRASRLGSYPFHEVDADLVTFGKVIGGGMNVAAFGGKAKIMDCLSPEGAVYQAGTLSGNPVAMSAGIAAISKIKSDANLYTRLEKLAKKLMEGFKEAAKSAGITIQTEVRGSMFGYFFTEHAVKNYDDALKSDTKLFAKFHQAMLRRGIYLAPSQFETGFICDAMSEADIDIAISAAKEAFLEIKA, from the coding sequence ATGACAAATAAAGAGGCGTTTAGTGAAGCTAAAAAATATATCCCAGGCGGCGTAAATTCACCTGTTCGTGCATTTGGCAGTGTTGGAGGTGAGCCTGTGATGATAGATCACGCAAAGGGCGCTTATCTATACGACGTCGAGGGTAAAAAATACCTTGACTTCATCCAAAGCTGGGGTCCGCTCATCTTTGGTCACTGCGACAAAGATATCGAAGAAGCGATCATCTCTGCTGTAAAACAAGGCGTATCTTATGGCGCTCCCTCTCCAAAAGAGACCGCTCTTGCAAAGCTAATATGTGATGAGTTTAAACAAATAGATAAAATTCGCTTCGTTAGCTCTGGCACGGAGGCAACTATGAGCGCGATCAGAGTGGCTAGAGGATATGCGAAAAAAGACGGACTTATCAAATTTGAAGGCTGCTACCACGGACACAGCGACGCACTTCTTATTAAAGCAGGAAGTGGCGCTACGACATACGGCAACGCTTCAAGTAGCGGCGTGCCACAAGACGTTGTGAAAAACACTTATCTAGCCGTTTATAACGATATAGAGAGCGTAAAAGCCATTTTTGAGAACAATAAAGACAAAATAGGCGTCGTCATAATCGAACCAATCGCTGGAAATATGGGGCTTGTTCCAGCTGATAAGAAATTTTTACGAGAGCTTAGAGAGCTTTGCGATAAATTTGGCGCTGTGCTCATCCTTGATGAGGTTATGAGTGGTTTTAGGGCTTCTCGCCTTGGCTCATATCCATTTCACGAGGTGGATGCTGACCTTGTCACATTTGGCAAGGTTATAGGCGGAGGCATGAATGTCGCTGCATTTGGCGGCAAGGCTAAGATCATGGACTGCTTAAGTCCAGAAGGCGCTGTCTATCAAGCAGGCACGCTAAGTGGCAACCCAGTGGCGATGAGCGCTGGTATAGCGGCTATTTCTAAGATAAAAAGTGACGCAAATTTATACACTAGACTTGAAAAACTTGCTAAAAAACTAATGGAGGGCTTCAAAGAGGCTGCAAAAAGCGCTGGCATCACCATCCAAACTGAGGTTCGTGGCTCGATGTTTGGCTACTTTTTTACAGAGCATGCCGTGAAAAACTACGACGATGCGCTAAAGAGCGATACAAAACTCTTTGCTAAATTTCACCAAGCGATGCTTAGGCGCGGAATTTATCTAGCACCAAGCCAGTTTGAGACGGGATTTATCTGCGATGCGATGAGTGAGGCTGATATCGACATAGCGATAAGCGCGGCTAAAGAGGCATTTTTGGAGATAAAAGCTTAA
- a CDS encoding AtpZ/AtpI family protein, with amino-acid sequence MAKFKIKDIVAGAEQLSLGISMVVAVVIGTGLGYLVKKVTNFTPALWIGLAFGIAAAILNVYKAYKAQVKSLDELKDEARYKGYKKDDDDEDD; translated from the coding sequence ATGGCAAAATTTAAGATAAAAGATATCGTAGCTGGCGCTGAGCAACTAAGCCTTGGTATATCGATGGTCGTGGCTGTGGTTATCGGCACTGGGCTGGGGTATCTTGTAAAAAAGGTTACAAATTTCACGCCAGCGCTTTGGATAGGGCTTGCCTTTGGCATTGCAGCTGCCATTTTAAACGTTTATAAGGCCTACAAAGCGCAGGTTAAAAGCCTAGATGAGCTAAAGGATGAGGCTAGATATAAAGGCTATAAAAAAGACGATGATGACGAGGACGATTAG